Proteins found in one Sorghum bicolor cultivar BTx623 chromosome 1, Sorghum_bicolor_NCBIv3, whole genome shotgun sequence genomic segment:
- the LOC8063056 gene encoding probable glutathione S-transferase GSTU6: MAGGGDEMKLLSTWFSPFGSRVKLALHLKGLSYEYVEEDLTNKSQLLLDSNPVHKKVPVLFHKGKALCESMVIVDYIDEAFAAAGPPLLPSEPYERAIARFWVAFIETKLVEPWFKMLDGTRTRAEMGDGVKQMLAAVATLEGALAQCSKGRPFFGGDSVGNVDVALGGLLVWVRASEVLLGVKFLDAARTPLLAAWADRFASLDAAKAALPDFGRVIKHAMMRRGAAAAALATNN, translated from the exons ATGGCAGGTGGAGGAGACGAGATGAAGCTTCTGAGCACTTGGTTCAGTCCTTTCGGATCTAGAGTGAAGCTTGCACTCCACCTCAAGGGCCTGAGCTACGAGTACGTCGAGGAGGACCTCACCAACAAGAGCCAGCTCCTCCTCGACAGCAACCCCGTCCACAAGAAGGTCCCCGTGCTATTCCACAAGGGCAAGGCTCTGTGCGAGTCCATGGTCATCGTCGACTACATTGACGAGGCATTCGCCGCCGCTGGGCCGCCGCTCCTCCCCTCTGAACCCTACGAACGTGCCATCGCTCGGTTCTGGGTCGCCTTCATCGAGACCAAG CTGGTGGAGCCCTGGTTCAAGATGCTTGACGGCACCAGGACACGAGCGGAGATGGGCGACGGGGTGAAGCAGATGCTCGCGGCGGTGGCGACCTTGGAGGGCGCGCTGGCGCAGTGCTCCAAGGGGAGACCCTTCTTCGGCGGCGACAGCGTCGGGAACGTGGACGTCGCGCTGGGCGGGCTCCTGGTGTGGGTGCGCGCGTCCGAGGTGCTGCTCGGCGTCAAGTTCCTCGACGCCGCCAGGACCCCGCTCCTGGCGGCCTGGGCCGACCGCTTCGCGTCGCTTGACGCGGCCAAGGCGGCCCTGCCGGACTTCGGCAGGGTGATCAAGCACGCCATGATGAGGCGGGGCGCGGCGGCAGCCGCTTTGGCAACGAATAACTGA
- the LOC8062621 gene encoding probable glutathione S-transferase GSTU6, with amino-acid sequence MADKEDLKLLGLQLSPFVIRVCMALTMKGVSFEYVEEDLNNKSELLLKSNPVHKKVPVLIHNGKPICESLVILQYVDELFAGRSILPADPFERATARFWAAYVDDKLFPAWYGMVKAQAEEERAEKVKETLAAIEKMEVAFAKCSGNGNAAFFGGDSIGYVDIVLGSFLFWFEAVRRVDGLEIIDASKTPLLAAWAERFGGSVEAKEVVPVPEADLAVQYINKFRAPAIDAAKLASSE; translated from the exons ATGGCGGACAAGGAGGATCTTAAGCTCCTCGGCCTGCAGCTGAGCCCGTTCGTGATCCGCGTGTGCATGGCGCTGACCATGAAAGGAGTGAGTTTCGAGTACGTCGAGGAGGACCTGAACAACAAGAGTGAGCTCCTGCTCAAGTCCAACCCGGTGCACAAGAAGGTGCCCGTGCTCATCCACAACGGTAAGCCCATCTGTGAGTCACTCGTCATCCTGCAGTACGTCGACGAGCTGTTCGCTGGCCGGTCGATCCTTCCAGCCGACCCCTTCGAGCGCGCCACTGCTCGCTTCTGGGctgcctacgtcgacgacaag TTGTTCCCGGCGTGGTACGGCATGGTGAAAGcccaggcggaggaggagagggcgGAGAAGGTGAAGGAAACGCTTGCCGCAATCGAGAAAATGGAAGTGGCCTTCGCCAAGTGCTCCGGCAACGGCAACGCCGCCTTCTTCGGTGGCGACTCCATTGGCTACGTCGACATCGTGCTCGGCTCCTTCTTGTTCTGGTTCGAGGCGGTGCGCAGGGTTGACGGCCTGGAGATCATTGACGCGAGCAAGACTCCGCTCTTGGCTGCGTGGGCGGAGCGGTTTGGAGGGAGTGTAGAAGCGAAGGAGGTGGTGCCGGTGCCTGAGGCGGACTTGGCGGTACAGTACATCAATAAGTTTCGTGCCCCTGCCATCGACGCTGCGAAGTTAGCGAGTTCAGAATGA
- the LOC8062882 gene encoding probable glutathione S-transferase GSTU6, which produces MAAREANEGQELKLLGVWSSPFVIRARVALNLKGLAYRYVEDDLNCKSELLLASNPVHTKVPVLLHDGRPVCESRVIVEYVDEAFPANGPRFLPADDPYRRAVARFWASYVDDKLFTTWIPVYNGRTSEDRVEAARQVVAVLEKFEQAFEECSGGKAFFGGDAAGLVDVVLGGFLGWLRASEVMCGVRVIDPAKTPLLAAWADRFAALDGVREVIPDVQRLLEYNKMRRARRGLP; this is translated from the exons ATGGCAGCACGAGAAGCCAACGAAGGCCAAGAGCTGAAGCTGCTCGGCGTGTGGTCGAGCCCGTTCGTTATCAGGGCCCGCGTCGCGCTCAACCTCAAGGGCCTCGCCTACCGATACGTCGAGGACGACCTCAACTGCAAGAGCGAGCTCCTCCTCGCCTCCAACCCCGTGCACACCAAGGTGCCTGTGCTCCTCCACGACGGCAGGCCCGTCTGCGAGTCCCGGGTCATCGTGGAGTATGTCGACGAGGCCTTCCCGGCAAACGGCCCCCGCTTCCTCCCCGCCGACGACCCATACCGCCGCGCCGTCGCTCGCTTCTGGGCCTCCTACGTAGATGACAAG CTCTTCACCACCTGGATACCCGTTTACAACGGCAGGACGAGCGAGGACAGGGTCGAGGCGGCGAGGCAGGTGGTGGCCGTCCTGGAGAAGTTTGAGCAGGCGTTCGAGGAGTGCTCCGGGGGCAAGGCGTTCTTCGGCGGGGACGCCGCCGGCCTCGTGGACGTCGTGCTAGGCGGCTTCCTCGGGTGGCTGCGCGCGTCCGAGGTGATGTGCGGCGTGAGGGTTATCGACCCCGCCAAGACGCCGCTGCTGGCGGCGTGGGCGGACCGGTTCGCCGCGCTCGACGGCGTCAGGGAGGTGATACCTGACGTGCAGAGGCTGCTGGAGTATAACAAGATGAGGCGGGCTCGCAGGGGGCTGCCATAG